The sequence AGATTGGCCCTTTAGATTGGCCTCCACCACCGAAGCCACCAGCAGGCTGTCCCTTTCTTGATGTCAAAGCCAAATAGTTGGTATATTAATTTTTTGATAAATATAATTCAAATTGTGAaattctaaacttttgactgttttAGATTGATTATATATTCTATCTACGTTAGATTTGTGGAATATATATTGTGCAAACTTTCCTTTTAAAAGCGATCGTATTGAATCCGGCCTAACACTGTTTATGCTCAACAATTGTTAGTAACCTTGTCTGAGACCCAAGGACATGTGTTAGTGCCagggctttagctcagtgggctcaCCATGACATGTGTACAGCAGTAGGACGGTGTCTCTGTCACTCAAAGTAGGCAGAACCAGACTCACAAAGTCCTCATGGGCTATACAGAACTGGGAtccctggaaacacacacacacacacacatacacacacacacacaaacacactgttagAAAATATGGTAATAAAATAAGcgtgtcagctctctctctctctgtgtaaaatATATTGCCCATGACTCATGGTCTCCCTTCAGCTGACATTTGGCTTGGCAGTCATTTCTGCCTGATGATAAACGGTACTATTTATTCTGTAAACTGGAAAGGGCATCAGGCCAGATCATCAACAGTAGTACTGTACCAGTGATGTCACCAACAGTAGCTCTGTTCCAGTGATGTCACAACAGTAGTTCTGTACCAGTGATGTCACCAACAGTAATACTGTACCAGTGATGTCACCAACAGTAGCTCTGTACCAGTGATGTCATCAACAGTAGTTCTGTACCAGTGATGTCACCAACAGTAATACTGTACCAGTGATGTCACCAACAGTAGCTCTGTACCAGTGATGTCATCAACAGTAGTACTGTACCAGTGATGTCACCAACAGTAGTTCTGTACCAGTGATGTCACCAACAGTAGTTCTGTACCAGTGATATCACCAACAGTGGTACTGTACCAGTGACGTCACCAACAGTAGTTCTGTACCAGTGATGTCACCAACAGTAATACTGTACCAGTGATGTCACCAACAGTAGCTCTGTACCAGTGATGTCACCAACAGTAGCTCTGTACCAGTGATGTCACCAACAGTAGTTCTGTACCAGTGATGTCACCAACAGTAGCTCTGTACCAGTGATGTCACCAACAGTAGCTCTGTACCAGTGATGTCACCAACAGTAGTTCTGTACCAGTGATGTCAACAACAGTAATACTGTACCAGTGATGTCACCAACAGTAGTTCTGTACCAGTGATGTCACCAACAGTAATACTGTACCAGTGATGTCACCAACAATAATACTGTACCAGTGATGTCACCAACAGTAGTTCTGTACCAGTGATGTCACCAACAGTAGTACTGTACAAGTGATGTCATAAATAGTATTTCTGCACCAGTGATGTCACCAACAGTAATAATGTACCAGTGATGTCAAAAATAGTAGTTCTGTACCAGTGATGTCACCAACAGTAGTTCTGTACCAGTGATGTCACCAACAGTAGTTCTGTACCAGTGATGTCACCAACAGTAGTTCTGTACCAGTGATGTCACCAACAGTAGTTCTGTACCAGTGATGTCACCAACAGTAGTTCTGTACCAGTGATGTCACCAACAGTAGCTCTGTACCAGTGATGTCACCAACAGTAGTTCTGTACCAGTGATGTCACCAACAGTAGCTCTGTTCCAGTGATGTCACCAACAGTAGTACTGTACCAGTGATGTCACCAACAGTAGTACTGTACCAGTGATGTCATAAATAGTAGTTCTGCACCAGTGATGTCACCAACAGTAATACTGTACCAGTGATGTCACCAACAGTAATACTGTACCAGTGATGTCACCAACAGTAGTACTGTACCAGTGATGTCATAAATAGTAGTTCTGTACCAGTGATGTCACCAACAGTAGTACTGTACCAGTGATGTCAACAACAGTAGTTCTGTACCAGTGATGTCACCAACAGTAGCTCTGTTCCAGTGATGTCACCAACAGTAGTACTGTACCAGTGATGTCACCAACAGTAGTACTGTACCAGTGATGTCACCAACAGTAGTACTGTACCGGTGATGTCATAAATAGTAGTTCTGCACCAGTGATGTCACCAACAGTAATACTGTACCAGTGATGTCACCAACAGTAATACTGTACCAGTGATGTCACCAACAGTAGTACTGTACCAGTGATGTCATAAATAGTAGTTCTGTACCAGTGATGTCACCAACAGTAGTTCTGTACCAGTGATGTCATAAATAGTAGTTCTGTACCAGTGATGTCACCAACAGTAGCTCTGTACCAGTGATGTCACCAACAGTAGTTCTGTACCAGTGATGTCACCAACAGTAGTTCTGTACCAGTGATGTCACCAACAGTAGTTCTGTACCAGTGATGTCACCAACAGTAGTTCTGTACCAGTGATGTCACCAACAGTAGTTCTCTACCAGTGATGTCACCAACAGCAGCTCTGTACCAGTGATGTCACCACCAGTAGTTCTGTACCAGTGATGTCACCAACAGTAGTTCTGTACCAGTGATGTCACCAACAGTAGTTCTGTACCAGTGATGTGAGGTCTCCCTCTATGTTGTCCATGTCCTGGTATCCTCCACTGATGAAGCCTCGGATGTCCTCATagtctgacacagacacacacacacacacacagacacacacacacacacacacacacacacacacacacacacacacacacacacacacacacacacacacacacacacacacacacacacacacacacacacacatagtcttacacagacacacacacacacacgtaattgGGTATTTACTTCACAATCACTAACACACATCCAATGTAGTGTCTATGGTTTGGTCTGTATCGTGTCCCTGTGTTAGTCCACTATCTCATCTCCCTGTCCTCAAACACACTCACCTGCTCCGAATGTCAGGATACCCTGTCCTCAAACACACTCACCTGCTCCGAATGTCAGGATACCCTGTCCTCAAACACACTCACCTGCTCAAACACACTGTCAGGATACCCTGTCCTCAAACACACTCACCTGCTCCGAATGTCAGGATACCCTGTCCTCAAACACACTCACCTGATCCGAATGTCAGGATACCCTGTCCTCAAACACACTCACCTGCTCCGAATGTCGGGATACACTCGCTGGCATCGATGAGTCCCACTAAACCTAGAGACCCCCAGGACAGGTAACACACACGTCCACCACACTGcaagctgaaacacacacacacacacacacacacacaaacatcttgGTGGTTTTAACCACAGTTTTTGGTCTGATGTTTGTCTGAAGTTGTCGTACCTGAGTCCTGCGGTCTGTAGCAGTGTTGCTATCTGGTCACTGTGACTGTAGGTGACACTATAGactctctcatatcctctcatCATGTCCAGGAGAACTCtgtagaacacaaacacacagtacacacagaaacacagatacaaacacacagatacacacaaacatacacaaccacacagatacacagacaaacacacacagatacacactcagatacacacagatacacacacagatatacacatatacaaacacagatacaaagacagacaaacacacacagacaaacacacacagatacacacacagatatacacatatacaaacacagatacaaagacagacaaacacacgcagacaaacacacacagatacacacagaaacacacacatagagtatacacagatagaaacacacacacacacacacacacacacacacacaaacatacacaaccagacagacaaacacacacagaaacacacatggcTGAAACACAGTTTATggatgtatttctgtgttttcaaTATACTTAACGTGCACGTTTGTGTgtttgcaggtgtgtgtgtgtgtgtgtgactaaaaCCTGCGTGTGACGTGTGTGTTGGTAAAGGCAGCTGTGTGTGCGGCTGCCAGGATAGTCTCCAGTAGGATCTTGGTGGCACTGCCCCCCTTCATTCTGGAGGAACCACTGATGGCCTCTGGCTACAACACacagaggttaggggttaagagGTCAAGTCCGTTGTCTTTCGTCAGAAAGCAGGATGGTCGTCTGCACTGATCTGTCTGATGACTCGTAAACATTCATGGGATTCAAGTAGTCTGGCTACAAATGGTGTCACATAACTAATGTTCTGCAGGAAAAAACACCCCTGAAACCATTTAAATCTCCTCCCTTCCTGTTAATCAAGCAATTACTACTCTTCTCCTCGCCAATCAATGGCTGTAAATACACTGTATACTCACACTATGCAGTTCCTGttatctcctccctccaccacccctgtctcctccctccaccacccctgtctcctccctccaccacccctccctcctccctccaccacacctgtctcctccctccaccacacccgtctcctccctccaccacccctgtctcctccctccaccacccctgtctcctccctccaccacccctgtctcctccctccaccacacctgtctcctccctccaccacacccgtctcctccctccaccacacctgtctcctccctccaccacccctgtctcctccctccaccacccctgtctcctccctccctcctccctccaccacacctgtctcctccctccctcctccctccaccacccctgtctcctccctccaccacccctgtctcctccctccaccacacctgtctcctccctccaccacacctgtctcctccctccctccaccacacctgtctcctccctccaccacccctgtctcctccctccaccacacctccctcctccctccaccacacctgtctcctccctccaccacacctgtctcctccctccaccacccctgTCTCCTGCCTCCACCacccctgtttcctccctccaccacacctgtctcctccctccaccacaccTGTCTCCTGCCTCCAccacccctgtctcctccctccaccacacctgtctcctccctccaccacaccTGTCTCCTGCCTCCACCACCCCTGTCCCCTGCCTCCACCacccctgtttcctccctccaccacacctgtctcctccctccaccacaccTGTCTCCTGCCTCCAccacccctgtctcctccctccaccacacctgtctcctccctccaccacacctgtctcctccctctaccaCCCCTGTCCCCTGCCTCCACCACCCCTGTTTCCTCCTTCCACAACCCGTCTCTTCCTTCCACCACCcttgtctcctccctccaccacccctgtctcctcccttctcaTCTGCCCTTCTCCCTGTTTTTCAAGGGTCCTTAAGGGGGATTAACTCTGTTCCAAGAAGCAGATACCACCAGGACTCCCACTCCAATACTCAGAATCTTCATGTCCCCCCTCCGATCTGCAATGAGCAAGCAACCTTCCTCCGGAACCATCAAGATCCTTCAACCATCCGGAACCATCAAGATCCTTCAACCATCCGGAACCATCAAGATCCTTCAACCATCCAGAACCATCAAGATCCTTCAACCATCCGGAACCAACAAGATCCTTCAACCATCAAGATCCTTCAACCATCCCGGAACCATCAAGATCCTTCAACCATCCGGAACCATCAAGATCCTTCAACCATCCCGGAACCATCAAGATCCTTCAACCATCCGGAACCATCAAGATCCTTCAACCATCAAGATCCTTCAACCATCCGGAACCATCAAGATCCTTCAACCATCCGGAACCATCAAGATCCTTCAACCATCTGGAACCACAAGATCCTTCAACCATCTGGAACCATCAAGATCCTTCAACCATCTGGAACCATCAAGATCCTTCAACCATCTGGAACCATCAAGATCCTTCAACCATCAAGATCCTTCAACCATCCGGAACTATCAAGATCCTTCAACCACCCGGAACTATCAAGATCCTTCAACCATCCGGAACTATCAAGATCCTTCAGTCGTCCAGAGTCTTCCTCTCAATCCTGCGACATCATCTCTGACAAAGCCTACCAAGCTGCTCtcattctacaaccacctaacaATCATCAAACTTCATTCCAAGCTTGAGCTCATGTCTGCATTATGTTTTTTCTGCATTCATACCTTGTAACCTTTTCCTGCATGAAACCATCTCAAAAGTATATATGTTGAATATGTGGTCGGTACCGAGTGAGTATGCTGTCATCTCATTGGAGAATTTGACCAACAACTATACATCTGTAGCTAATATTGACGTTTCAGTCCCGAGGAAGTCTTAAATGAACTATGTAATCCAACGTCTAGCTAAGGAGTTTTGTAGTTGTAGGATCAGTATCTAGCTGTCTACGACGTTCTCCCGTAGGCCAAATGTTACAAAGTAGCGAGCCACAGTGCCAACTGTCAAAGTCAGCTACTGGTCCTGGCAACACGTGTTACCCCAACTGCTGGGTTGATGATGAATGCCCTTtgacctctctgctcctccatccTCTGGACCACTTCCCTGAAAGTCAGACTGTAGCCTGGCATGGTctcctccctacacacacacacacgcacacacacacacacacacacacacacacacacacacacgcacacacacacacacacaacacacacacacacacacacacacacacacacacacacacacacacacacacacacacacacacacacacacacacacacacacacacacacacatacatacacgcacacacacacacagacatgcacacacacacacagacacacacacacacacacacacacacacacacacacacacacacacacacacacacacacacacacagacatagacacacacacacacgcacacacacacacacacacacacatgcacacacacacacacacacacacacgcacacacacacacacacacacacactcacatagacacacaaatgGATAAAATCAGAGTATAAAATCAGTATTGACACATATGCTCCTCCCttctcaaacacacatacatgtatggGCACACAAAGCAAAGATGCCCTGACCTCGCCTGTGTGACGGGGTTGAATCCCACCAGTACAGGAGTGTAGATGTCAGGGTGTTTCAGACAAAAGTCCAGCTGTCCTGCTACAAATGGAGCCTAGAGggcacactcaacacacacaagaGTGACACAATGAAGCAGTTGATTGGACAACCGTTGGTGACTGGATCTTTTGATTGGACAGTTGGCAGAGTAACTTACAGACAGGCCACAGGAAATGCCGATGAACAGGACACGCCTCTTTCCTTCACATAGCTGAgccggagcagagagagagagatgggggtggggggggggtgagaaaCCTAGATATGAAATTCATTTTATTCACGTGAATTTAAACATTATCCCCATTTTAGACCACACCCCTCCGCcatccctgacccctgaccttctCCAGTGTGAGCATGCCTAGTTTGGGGTCATCCTCTGATGCCTCCTGGGATGTGAGCAGGGctctacagaaacacagagagaacaaaCACGACATTAAACACAGAACATTAAACACAACATTAAATACAACATTAAATATAACATTAAACGCAATACATTAAATATAACAttaaacacaacattaaacacagAACAttaaacacaacattaaacacaacattaaacacaaCATTAAATATAACAttaaacacaacattaaacactcAACATTAAACACAACATTAAATACAACAATAAACACAACATTAAATACACAACATTAAACAttaaacacaacattaaacactcAACAttaaacacaacattaaacacgacattaaacacacaacattaaacacaacattaaacattaaacacaacattaaacactcaacattaaacacacaacattaaacacaacattaaacactaaacattaaacacaacattaaacacgaCATTAAATACAACAataaacacaacattaaacactcAACAttaaacacaacattaaacacgaCATTAAATACAACAataaacacaacattaaacactcAACATTAAACACAACATTAAATACAACAataaacacaacattaaacactcAACAttaaacacaacattaaacacgaCATTAAATACAACAttaaacacaacattaaacacgcAACAttaaacacaacattaaacacgacattaaacacacaacattaaacacaacattaaacattaaacacaacattaaacactcaacattaaacacacaacattaaacacaacattaaacacaacattaaacattaaacacaacattaaacattaaacacaacattaaacattaAAGAgcaggagcaggttgagagcttcaagttctttggtgtccacatcaccaacaaactaacatggtccaaacacaccaagacagtcgtgaagagggcacgacaaaacctattccccctcaggagactgaaaagatttggcatgggtcctcagatcctcaaaaggttctacagctgcaccatcgagagcatcctgactggttgcatcactgcctggtagtacggcaactgctcagcctccgaccacaaggcactacagagggtagtgcgaacggcccagtacatcactggggctcagcttcctgccatccaggacctttataccaggcgatgtcagagcaaggccctaaaaattgtcaaagactccagccaccctagtcatagactgttctctctgataccgcacggcaagcggtaccggagcaccaagtctaggaccaagaggcttctaaacagcttctacccccaagccataagacccctgaacatctggtcaaatggctacccagactatttgcatcccccccccctgttactctctgttgttatcatctatgcatagtcactttaataactctacctacatgtacacactacctcaactaaccggtgcccccgcacactgactctgtacctgtttatagtctcactattgttattttactgctgctctttaactacttgttactttaATCTCTTAATCTtatccatatattttttaaactgcactgttggttaggggctcttaTCATTTCACTGTCAGGTGACATGCTgttgtgcatgtgactaatacaatttgatttgaacattaaACAATATTAAACACACAACATGACACAGAACATTAAACACAACAGAACATAGAAAGCTTGCGTGGGCACGCacgttgtatgtgtgtgtgtgtgtgtgtgtgtgtgtgtgtgtgtgtgtgtgtgtatgtgtgtgtgtgtgtgtatgtacatgtgtgtgtgtgtgtgtgtgtgtgtgtgtatgtacgtgtgtgtgtgtgtgtgtatgtacgtgtgtgtgtgtgtgtgtgtgtatgtacgtgtgtgtgtgtgtgtgtgtatgtacatgtgtgtgtgtgtgtgtgtgtgtatgtacgtgtgtgtgtgtgtgtgtgtatgtgtatgtacgtgtgtgtgtgtgtgtgtgtgtgtgtgtgtgtgtgtgtgtgtgtgtgtgtgtgtgtgtgtgtgtggtgtgtgtgtgtgtgtgtgtgtgtgtgtgtatgtacgtgtgtgtgtgtgtgtgtgtgtgtatgtacgtgtgtgtgtgtgtgtgtgtgtaatatctcACACTCTCACCTGTCTCCCCCAGCAATGATATAACAGTAAACAGTGTTCTGCTGCCTGTCTCTCAGGGCTCTGTTAAAACATGACTGGAAAAACATCACATCTCATAAAGATACTGCATATACCAAATTATACAATtataaaatgatcaaatatagTAATAATTACCGCCATTAGGAAGGCCAAGCGACCAGAGGTTCCACAACCACTCAACACAACCAGACTATCCTCTGGgtcctgtcaaacacacacacacacacacacgatacaagAACAGAAGCTACAATTCAGAAAAcctcactgtgtctgtatgtatatagaatgtgtctctatgtgtatagaatgtgtctgtatgtgtatagaatgtgtttgtatgtttatagaatgtctgtatgtatatagaatgtgtctctatgtgtatagaatgtgtctgtatgtgtatagaatgtgtttgtatgtttatagaatgtctgtatgtatatagaatgtgtctctatgtgtatagaatgtgtctgtatgtgtatagaatgtgtttgtatgtttatagaatgtctgtatgtatatagaatgtgtctctatgtgtatagaatgtatctgtatgtgtatagaatgtgtctgtatgtatatagaatgtgtctctatgtgtatagaatgtgtctgtatgtgtatagaatgtatctgtatgtgtatagaatgtgtctgtatgtgtatagaatgtgtctgtatgtctatataatgtgtctgtatgtgtatagaatgtgtctgtatgtgtatagaatgtgtctgtatgtatatagaatgtgtctatatgtgtatagaatgtgtttgtatgtgtatagaatgtgtttctacatgtatagaatgtgtctgtatgtgtatagaatgtgtttgtatgtgtatagaatgtgtctatatgtgtatagaatgtgtttgtatgtgtatagaatgtgtctatatgtgtatagaatgtgtctgtatgtgtatagaatgtgtttgtatgtgtatagaatgtgtctatatgtgtatagaatgtgtctgtatgtatatagaatgtgtctgtatgtgtatagaatgtgtctgtatgtatatagaatgtgtctatatgtgtatagaatgtgtctgtatgtgtatagaatgtgtctgtatgtgtatagaatgtgtctgtatgtgtatagaatgtgtctgtatgtatatagaatgtgtctgtatgtgtatagaatgtgtttgtatgtgtatagaatgtgtctgtatgtatatagaatgtgtctgtatgtgtatagaatgtgtttgtatgtgtatagaatgtgtctgtatgtgtatagaatgtgtctgtatgtgtatagaatgtgtttgtatgtgtatagaatgtgtctgtatgtgtatagaatgtatctgtatgtgtatagaatgtgtctgtatgtgtatagaatgtgtctgtatgtgtatagaatgtgtttctacatgtatagaatgtgtctgtatgtgtatagaatgtgtttgtatgtgtatagaatgtgtctatatgtgtatagaatgtgtttgtatgtgtatagaatgtgtctatatgtgtatagaatgtgtctgtatgtgtatagaatgtgtttgtatgtgtatagaatgtgtctgtatgtgtatagaatgtgtctatatgtgtatagaatgtgtttgtatgtgtatagaatgtgtctatatgtgtatagaatgtgtttgtatgtgtatagaatgtgtttctacatgtatagaatgtgtctatatgtgtatagaatgtatctgtatgtgtatagagtgtgtctgtatgtgtatagaatgtctgtatgtgtatagaatgtatctgtatgtgtatagaatgtatctgtatgtgtatagaatgtgtctgtatgtgtatagaatgtgtctgtatgtgtatagaatgtgtctgtatgtgtatagaatgtgtctgtatgtgtatagaatgtgtctgtatgtgtatagaatgtgtttgtatgtgtatagaatgtgtctgtatgtgtatagaatgtatctgtatgtgtatagaatgtgtctgtatgtgtatagaatgtgtctgtatgtctatagaatgtgtctgtatgtgtatagaatgtgtctgtatgtgtatagaatgtgtctgtatgtgtatagaatgtgtctgtatgtgtatagaatgtgtctgtatgtgtatagaatgtgtttctacatgtatagaatgtgtctatatgtgtatagaatgtgtttgtatgtgtata is a genomic window of Oncorhynchus tshawytscha isolate Ot180627B linkage group LG11, Otsh_v2.0, whole genome shotgun sequence containing:
- the gckr gene encoding glucokinase regulatory protein isoform X4 — its product is MEKRDFSEISDTCKWESPDYEPWFPVSEKSNPLTRDIDKSSPNHIVRLLAACDAQMFQKDTGTSYQRLFSDSVVLTMLEVARTVEQILRDPEDSLVVLSGCGTSGRLAFLMASCFNRALRDRQQNTVYCYIIAGGDRALLTSQEASEDDPKLGMLTLEKLCEGKRRVLFIGISCGLSAPFVAGQLDFCLKHPDIYTPVLVGFNPVTQAREETMPGYSLTFREVVQRMEEQRGQRAFIINPAVGPEAISGSSRMKGGSATKILLETILAAAHTAAFTNTHVTRRVLLDMMRGYERVYSVTYSHSDQIATLLQTAGLSLQCGGRVCYLSWGSLGLVGLIDASECIPTFGADYEDIRGFISGGYQDMDNIEGDLTSLGSQFCIAHEDFVSLVLPTLSDRDTVLLLYTCHDDVGDVEKMVHRVREKTSNLHSLYHGLEGDTAVDSIGLLCSSVLNITWPSSSTVHMQWELSSKLVLNAVSTGSHVLKGKIYRNHMVDLQVTNSKLYHRAIHILQKMSGVSLTQCEEALLKAIYHVEQLPEDITSAGVTTHTLTASRRNRVVPLALVCLLIGCSLSEAESRLESHPVVRDAVEACLTSSQHLTSSAGDQNSTNH
- the gckr gene encoding glucokinase regulatory protein isoform X3 — protein: MRSLTMEKRDFSEISDTCKWESPDYEPWFPVSEKSNPLTRDIDKSSPNHIVRLLAACDAQMFQKDTGTSYQRLFSDSVVLTMLEVARTVEQILRDPEDSLVVLSGCGTSGRLAFLMASCFNRALRDRQQNTVYCYIIAGGDRALLTSQEASEDDPKLGMLTLEKLCEGKRRVLFIGISCGLSAPFVAGQLDFCLKHPDIYTPVLVGFNPVTQAREETMPGYSLTFREVVQRMEEQRGQRAFIINPAVGPEAISGSSRMKGGSATKILLETILAAAHTAAFTNTHVTRRVLLDMMRGYERVYSVTYSHSDQIATLLQTAGLSLQCGGRVCYLSWGSLGLVGLIDASECIPTFGADYEDIRGFISGGYQDMDNIEGDLTSLGSQFCIAHEDFVSLVLPTLSDRDTVLLLYTCHDDVGDVEKMVHRVREKTSNLHSLYHGLEGDTAVDSIGLLCSSVLNITWPSSSTVHMQWELSSKLVLNAVSTGSHVLKGKIYRNHMVDLQVTNSKLYHRAIHILQMSGVSLTQCEEALLKAIYHVEQLPEDITSAGVTTHTLTASRRNRVVPLALVCLLIGCSLSEAESRLESHPVVRDAVEACLTSSQHLTSSAGDQNSTNH
- the gckr gene encoding glucokinase regulatory protein isoform X2 produces the protein MRSLTMEKRDFSEISDTCKWESPDYEPWFPVSEKSNPLTRDIDKSSPNHIVRLLAACDAQMFQKDTGTSYQRLFSDSVVLTMLEVARTVEQILRDPEDSLVVLSGCGTSGRLAFLMASCFNRALRDRQQNTVYCYIIAGGDRALLTSQEASEDDPKLGMLTLEKLCEGKRRVLFIGISCGLSAPFVAGQLDFCLKHPDIYTPVLVGFNPVTQAREETMPGYSLTFREVVQRMEEQRGQRAFIINPAVGPEAISGSSRMKGGSATKILLETILAAAHTAAFTNTHVTRRVLLDMMRGYERVYSVTYSHSDQIATLLQTAGLSLQCGGRVCYLSWGSLGLVGLIDASECIPTFGADYEDIRGFISGGYQDMDNIEGDLTSLGSQFCIAHEDFVSLVLPTLSDRDTVLLLYTCHDDVGDVEKMVHRVREKTSNLHSLYHGLEGDTAVDSIGLLCSSVLNITWPSSSTVHMWELSSKLVLNAVSTGSHVLKGKIYRNHMVDLQVTNSKLYHRAIHILQKMSGVSLTQCEEALLKAIYHVEQLPEDITSAGVTTHTLTASRRNRVVPLALVCLLIGCSLSEAESRLESHPVVRDAVEACLTSSQHLTSSAGDQNSTNH
- the gckr gene encoding glucokinase regulatory protein isoform X1, yielding MRSLTMEKRDFSEISDTCKWESPDYEPWFPVSEKSNPLTRDIDKSSPNHIVRLLAACDAQMFQKDTGTSYQRLFSDSVVLTMLEVARTVEQILRDPEDSLVVLSGCGTSGRLAFLMASCFNRALRDRQQNTVYCYIIAGGDRALLTSQEASEDDPKLGMLTLEKLCEGKRRVLFIGISCGLSAPFVAGQLDFCLKHPDIYTPVLVGFNPVTQAREETMPGYSLTFREVVQRMEEQRGQRAFIINPAVGPEAISGSSRMKGGSATKILLETILAAAHTAAFTNTHVTRRVLLDMMRGYERVYSVTYSHSDQIATLLQTAGLSLQCGGRVCYLSWGSLGLVGLIDASECIPTFGADYEDIRGFISGGYQDMDNIEGDLTSLGSQFCIAHEDFVSLVLPTLSDRDTVLLLYTCHDDVGDVEKMVHRVREKTSNLHSLYHGLEGDTAVDSIGLLCSSVLNITWPSSSTVHMQWELSSKLVLNAVSTGSHVLKGKIYRNHMVDLQVTNSKLYHRAIHILQKMSGVSLTQCEEALLKAIYHVEQLPEDITSAGVTTHTLTASRRNRVVPLALVCLLIGCSLSEAESRLESHPVVRDAVEACLTSSQHLTSSAGDQNSTNH